Proteins from a single region of Sphingomonas swuensis:
- the hemF gene encoding oxygen-dependent coproporphyrinogen oxidase: MQALDEQQTRARSWFEALRDRICAEFEAIEREAGSDARFDFLPWDREDPSGEPGGGGVRGQMAGKVFEKVGVNVSTVGGTFAPEFAKTIPGAEESGNRFFATGISLVAHMANPHVPAVHMNTRFLCTAKRWFGGGADLNPALPDEKDRDFFHATLKEACDAHGADYYERFSKWCDDYFYLPHRGVHRGVGGIFYDRLDGGFEEDFAFTRAVGEAFLAAFPPIVRRRMGLSWSEAEMEKLLEFRGRYVEFNLLYDRGTLFGLKTGGNVDAILMSLPPLARWK; this comes from the coding sequence ATGCAAGCACTGGACGAGCAACAGACACGCGCCCGCAGCTGGTTTGAGGCGCTTCGCGACCGGATCTGCGCCGAGTTCGAGGCGATCGAGCGCGAGGCGGGATCGGACGCGCGCTTCGACTTCCTCCCGTGGGACCGCGAGGATCCCAGCGGCGAGCCGGGCGGCGGCGGCGTTCGCGGGCAGATGGCCGGCAAGGTGTTCGAGAAGGTCGGGGTCAACGTCTCGACCGTCGGCGGGACCTTCGCTCCCGAATTCGCCAAGACCATCCCGGGCGCCGAGGAAAGCGGCAACCGCTTCTTCGCCACCGGGATCAGCCTCGTCGCGCACATGGCCAACCCGCACGTCCCCGCCGTGCACATGAACACCCGCTTCCTGTGCACCGCGAAGCGCTGGTTCGGCGGCGGCGCGGACCTAAATCCGGCGCTTCCCGACGAAAAGGACCGCGACTTCTTCCACGCGACCCTGAAGGAGGCGTGCGATGCCCACGGCGCAGACTATTACGAGCGCTTCTCCAAGTGGTGCGACGACTATTTCTACCTGCCCCACCGCGGAGTGCACCGCGGGGTCGGCGGCATCTTCTACGACCGGCTGGATGGCGGCTTCGAGGAGGATTTCGCCTTCACCCGCGCCGTCGGCGAGGCGTTCCTTGCGGCCTTCCCGCCGATCGTCCGGCGGCGGATGGGACTGTCGTGGAGCGAGGCGGAGATGGAGAAGCTGCTCGAGTTTCGCGGGCGATACGTCGAATTCAACCTGCTCTACGACCGGGGCACGTTGTTCGGGCTGAAGACCGGCGGCAACGTCGATGCGATCCTGATGAGCCTTCCGCCGCTCGCGCGATGGAAGTGA